Proteins from one Rhinopithecus roxellana isolate Shanxi Qingling chromosome 18, ASM756505v1, whole genome shotgun sequence genomic window:
- the LOC115894621 gene encoding peptidyl-prolyl cis-trans isomerase A-like, with protein MCRYNYAAAEEGPVLLAMVNPTVFFDIAVDGEPLGHVSFELFADKVPKTAENFRALSTGEKGFGYKGSCFHRIIPGFMCQGGDFTRHNGTGGKSICGEKFEDENFILKHTGPGILSMANAGPNTNGSQFFICTAKTEWLDGKHVVFGKVKEGMNIVEAMERFGSRYGKTSKKITTADCG; from the coding sequence ACGCTGCCGCCGAGGAAGGTCCTGTACTACTAGCCATGGTCAACCCTACCGTGTTCTTCGACATTGCCGTCGATGGCGAGCCCTTGGGCCACGTCTCCTTCGAGCTGTTTGCAGACAAggttccaaagacagcagaaaattttcgtgctctgagcactggagagaaaggatttggttataagggttcctgctttcacagaattattccagggtttatgtgtcagGGTGGTGACTTCACACGCCATAATGGCACTGGTGGCAAGTCAATCTGTGgggagaaatttgaagatgagaacttcatcctaaagcatacaggccctggcatcttgtccatggcaaatgctggacccaacacaaatggttcccagtttttcatctgcactgccaaaactgagtggttggatggcaagcatgtggtctttggcaaagtgaaagaaggcatgaatattgtGGAGGCCATGGAGCGCTTTGGGTCCAGGTatggcaagaccagcaagaagatcaCCACTGCTGACTGTGGATAA